One Sediminibacillus dalangtanensis genomic region harbors:
- a CDS encoding diacylglycerol kinase — MKRARIIYNPTSGREAFKKELPGVLQSLEQAGYEASAHATTCAGDATKAAQTAVDRRFDIVIAAGGDGTINEVINGIAGNDFRPKLGIIPVGTTNDLARALHIPRNIHKAVDVILADRVKALDIGQVNDQYFMNIAGGGKLTELSYEVPSKLKTVLGQLAYYLKGIEMLPSLRPTKVTIEYDGKIFEDEIMLFLVANTNSVGGFEKLAPGATMDDGMFDLLILKKANIAEFIRIATLALRGAHLEDALLFHARANRIKVHTEEKMQLNVDGEYGGNLPGEFVNLYRHIEYFVPESFIEKEEAKKAARLENS; from the coding sequence ATGAAAAGGGCCCGTATTATTTACAATCCAACATCTGGTCGAGAAGCCTTTAAAAAAGAACTTCCCGGCGTTTTACAATCGCTGGAACAAGCAGGGTACGAAGCATCGGCTCATGCCACTACGTGTGCGGGGGATGCCACCAAAGCAGCCCAGACAGCTGTGGATCGAAGATTCGACATCGTAATTGCAGCTGGGGGAGACGGGACAATCAACGAAGTAATCAACGGCATCGCCGGCAATGATTTTCGTCCGAAACTCGGTATTATTCCGGTCGGTACCACCAATGATTTAGCGCGTGCGTTGCACATTCCGCGTAATATTCATAAAGCAGTGGACGTTATCCTGGCAGATCGGGTGAAAGCACTCGATATTGGCCAGGTAAATGACCAGTACTTCATGAATATTGCCGGTGGCGGAAAACTGACAGAGCTCTCCTACGAAGTACCGAGCAAGCTTAAGACAGTGCTGGGTCAACTTGCTTATTACTTAAAAGGGATAGAAATGCTGCCGTCTTTGCGGCCGACTAAAGTAACCATCGAGTATGACGGAAAAATTTTCGAGGATGAAATCATGTTGTTTTTAGTGGCGAATACCAATTCGGTTGGCGGCTTTGAAAAACTGGCCCCTGGCGCAACGATGGATGATGGCATGTTCGATTTGCTGATACTGAAAAAAGCCAACATTGCCGAGTTTATCCGCATTGCCACGCTGGCACTGCGAGGCGCCCATTTGGAAGACGCGCTGCTTTTCCATGCCCGGGCCAACCGGATCAAGGTGCATACGGAAGAGAAGATGCAACTGAATGTCGACGGGGAATATGGAGGCAATTTGCCGGGAGAATTCGTCAACCTCTACCGTCATATTGAATATTTTGTCCCGGAAAGCTTCATTGAAAAAGAAGAGGCCAAGAAGGCGGCTAGACTGGAAAATTCTTAA
- a CDS encoding DUF4879 domain-containing protein, producing the protein MKKLLGVLLIAFLAIPLLPADKASAAPAPELTNVQIFGVTSDAANYVWEDVNFNQQSAVNPMGGETGYLAVYVEGTIQQGTFRVYNNGNNITSQTFKALDDEYVTDSGNNVIGTIKYVGFPLSAVSSGRFTISANNYYPPNNTLYENLYIEVE; encoded by the coding sequence ATGAAAAAGTTGTTAGGAGTACTTCTTATTGCTTTCTTGGCCATTCCATTATTACCGGCTGATAAAGCATCTGCAGCACCTGCGCCGGAATTGACAAATGTCCAAATATTCGGGGTTACTTCGGACGCAGCCAATTATGTATGGGAAGATGTTAACTTCAACCAGCAAAGCGCTGTGAATCCGATGGGGGGAGAAACGGGATATCTGGCCGTCTATGTAGAAGGCACGATTCAACAAGGTACATTCCGGGTTTACAATAATGGAAATAATATCACCTCCCAAACCTTTAAAGCCTTAGATGATGAATACGTAACCGACAGCGGCAATAATGTGATAGGTACGATCAAGTATGTCGGCTTTCCATTATCCGCAGTTTCAAGTGGAAGATTCACCATTTCCGCGAACAACTACTATCCACCAAATAATACACTATATGAAAACTTATATATTGAAGTAGAATAG
- a CDS encoding DUF1433 domain-containing protein, giving the protein MWKFLFTLLLITSIILTGCNVDSTNQLYNDETKEKAREAVEKYLQNNFVGITTVQVTDIYQSPMGGLTVDGNVNDGEADFSAGVESDYTIESIGVSKEFPERKEECKENTCGD; this is encoded by the coding sequence GTGTGGAAGTTTCTATTTACTTTACTGTTGATCACTTCCATAATTCTTACAGGTTGCAATGTTGATTCAACCAACCAACTATATAATGATGAAACAAAAGAAAAAGCTAGAGAGGCTGTCGAGAAGTATTTGCAAAATAATTTCGTGGGAATAACCACTGTGCAAGTTACTGATATTTATCAAAGTCCGATGGGTGGATTAACCGTTGATGGCAATGTTAACGATGGAGAGGCAGATTTTTCAGCAGGGGTTGAAAGTGACTATACTATAGAGAGTATAGGAGTAAGTAAAGAGTTTCCTGAAAGGAAAGAAGAATGTAAAGAAAATACTTGTGGTGATTAA
- a CDS encoding DUF1433 domain-containing protein, which yields MNSNKNNFDEETINKAKETVESYLYNNYENIRTVEFSNDMSDPMGGLMIRGTVNGKSGFSASVDPQEFTVNSLGEKEGFPKVKDECKEKVCDY from the coding sequence GTGAATAGTAATAAAAACAACTTCGATGAGGAAACTATAAATAAAGCTAAAGAAACTGTTGAAAGTTATTTATATAATAACTATGAAAACATTCGTACGGTGGAATTTAGTAATGATATGAGCGATCCGATGGGTGGATTGATGATTCGCGGCACAGTAAATGGAAAGTCGGGTTTCTCTGCAAGTGTTGATCCACAAGAATTTACGGTGAATAGCCTTGGGGAAAAAGAAGGCTTTCCTAAAGTAAAAGATGAATGCAAAGAAAAGGTTTGTGATTATTAA
- the rlmD gene encoding 23S rRNA (uracil(1939)-C(5))-methyltransferase RlmD, translated as MAKQKPPVKKNQTIELSFQDLTHEGAGVGKVEGYPLFVPYALPGETAKVKVVKVNKNFGFGKLLDIKEVSPERVEPPCDVYVQCGGCQLQHMSYSLQLKMKQNQVKNAMRKIAHLEDVPVHPVLGMEDPWRYRNKVQIPVGERDGELITGFYQKRSHKIIEGMDRCVIQDEVNDRMVEVVRRMADRLGISAYDEEHDKGVLRHIMVRTGQETGETMIVLITRTEELPHQEELVKEIHETYPHVKSIVHNVNKKKTNVIFGKDTKVLWGNEYIYDNIGDIKFAISARSFYQVNPPQTKRLYDTALEYAALTGGETVVDAYCGIGTISLFLAQQAKKVYGVEIVQEAIADAKKNAKLNHIENTEFYVGEAEKVMPWWTAQGLRPDVIVVDPPRKGCDEDLLEAMITMKPERIVYVSCNPSTLARDLRILEDGGYETKQVQPVDMFPQTGHIEAVAEIRLKK; from the coding sequence ATGGCTAAACAAAAGCCGCCTGTAAAAAAGAATCAGACGATCGAGCTTTCGTTCCAGGATCTGACCCATGAAGGGGCCGGTGTCGGAAAAGTGGAAGGTTACCCACTGTTTGTTCCGTATGCACTTCCCGGAGAAACGGCAAAAGTGAAAGTTGTCAAAGTGAATAAAAACTTCGGATTCGGTAAGTTGTTGGATATAAAAGAAGTTAGCCCAGAGCGAGTGGAGCCGCCTTGTGACGTGTATGTCCAGTGTGGTGGCTGTCAACTGCAGCATATGAGTTACTCGCTGCAACTGAAAATGAAACAAAATCAAGTGAAGAATGCCATGCGTAAAATCGCTCACCTGGAGGATGTACCGGTTCATCCGGTGCTGGGAATGGAAGATCCTTGGCGCTATCGGAATAAGGTGCAGATTCCTGTCGGAGAACGCGACGGAGAATTGATCACTGGCTTTTACCAAAAGCGCAGCCACAAAATCATTGAAGGCATGGACCGCTGCGTCATTCAGGACGAAGTCAATGACCGGATGGTGGAAGTCGTCCGTCGTATGGCCGACCGACTGGGAATCTCCGCATACGATGAGGAACACGATAAAGGAGTCCTTCGCCATATCATGGTACGGACTGGACAAGAAACCGGCGAGACGATGATCGTGTTGATCACCAGGACAGAAGAGCTCCCCCATCAGGAAGAGTTGGTCAAGGAGATTCATGAGACCTATCCGCACGTCAAATCCATTGTGCATAACGTCAACAAAAAGAAGACCAATGTCATCTTTGGAAAAGATACCAAGGTATTGTGGGGGAATGAGTACATTTATGATAATATCGGTGATATTAAATTCGCTATCTCCGCACGATCCTTTTATCAAGTGAACCCGCCGCAAACGAAACGGCTGTATGATACGGCCTTGGAATATGCGGCATTGACCGGAGGAGAGACTGTCGTTGACGCTTATTGTGGAATCGGCACAATTTCGCTGTTTTTAGCTCAGCAGGCGAAAAAGGTGTATGGGGTGGAAATCGTCCAGGAAGCCATCGCGGATGCTAAGAAAAACGCCAAACTGAACCATATCGAGAATACGGAGTTCTACGTCGGGGAAGCAGAAAAAGTCATGCCGTGGTGGACAGCGCAAGGGCTGCGCCCGGATGTCATCGTCGTCGATCCGCCGCGGAAAGGCTGTGACGAGGATTTGCTTGAAGCTATGATCACCATGAAACCGGAGCGGATCGTCTACGTATCCTGCAATCCATCCACCCTTGCAAGAGACCTGCGAATTTTGGAAGACGGCGGCTATGAAACCAAACAGGTTCAGCCAGTCGACATGTTCCCGCAAACAGGACATATTGAAGCAGTGGCGGAGATTCGCTTAAAAAAATAA
- a CDS encoding DUF1433 domain-containing protein translates to MNSNKNNFDEETINQAKETAESYLKNNYENIQTIEFNDDHNNPMGGIMIRGIVNGEAGFSVSVDPKNFVVNSVGEKKGFPDRKDECREKSCDY, encoded by the coding sequence GTGAATAGTAATAAAAACAACTTCGATGAGGAAACGATTAATCAAGCTAAGGAAACCGCAGAGAGTTATTTAAAAAACAATTATGAAAACATCCAAACTATTGAATTTAATGATGACCATAATAACCCAATGGGGGGAATAATGATCCGTGGCATTGTTAATGGAGAAGCAGGTTTCTCGGTTAGTGTTGATCCGAAGAATTTTGTTGTTAACAGTGTTGGCGAAAAAAAAGGCTTCCCCGATAGAAAAGATGAATGCAGAGAAAAAAGTTGTGATTATTAA
- the gatB gene encoding Asp-tRNA(Asn)/Glu-tRNA(Gln) amidotransferase subunit GatB has protein sequence MNFETIIGLEVHVELKTDSKIFSPSFNHFGADPNSNVNPIDLGYPGVLPVLNEEAVNFAMKAAMALNCEIATDTKFDRKNYFYPDNPKAYQISQFDQPIGEHGWIEIEVDGQKKKIGITRLHLEEDAGKLTHSDDGYSLVDYNRQGTPLIEIVSEPDLRSPEEAYAYLEKLKNIIQYTGVSDCKMEEGSLRCDANLSIRPIGQEAFGTKTELKNLNSFSFVQKGLEFEEKRQQKVLLSGGEILQETRRYDEQTKETILMRVKEGSDDYRYFPEPDLVPLFIDEAWKERVRSEIPELPDARKQRYIHELELPAYDAMVLTSTKEMSDFFEETIQQGADIKQASNWLMGEVSAYMNKQQVELHDLALTPAGLAKMIKLIEDGTISSKIAKKVFAELVEKGGDPEQIVKEKGLVQISDEGQLKEIVTGILDENGQSIIDYKNGKDRALGFLVGQVMKATKGQANPPMVNKILKEEMDKR, from the coding sequence ATGAATTTTGAAACGATTATCGGTTTGGAAGTCCACGTCGAGTTGAAAACCGATTCGAAAATATTCAGCCCAAGCTTCAATCACTTCGGTGCTGATCCGAACAGCAATGTCAATCCGATTGATTTAGGATATCCAGGGGTACTGCCGGTCCTTAACGAGGAGGCAGTGAACTTCGCGATGAAAGCGGCTATGGCACTGAATTGTGAAATTGCCACTGATACTAAATTCGACCGGAAAAACTATTTCTATCCGGATAATCCGAAAGCCTACCAAATCTCCCAGTTTGACCAGCCGATAGGCGAACATGGCTGGATCGAAATCGAGGTGGACGGTCAGAAGAAAAAAATCGGGATTACCCGTCTTCACCTGGAGGAAGATGCCGGCAAGTTGACGCATAGTGACGATGGTTATTCGCTTGTCGATTACAATCGTCAGGGTACTCCATTGATCGAAATCGTCTCGGAGCCGGACTTGCGTTCACCGGAAGAGGCATATGCTTACTTGGAAAAACTGAAAAACATCATTCAATATACCGGTGTTTCGGACTGTAAAATGGAAGAAGGCTCACTGCGCTGTGACGCCAACTTATCCATCCGTCCGATCGGACAGGAAGCGTTCGGGACGAAAACCGAATTGAAAAACCTGAACTCCTTCTCGTTTGTTCAAAAAGGGCTGGAATTTGAAGAAAAGCGCCAGCAGAAAGTGCTGCTTTCCGGTGGAGAAATTTTACAGGAAACAAGGCGCTATGATGAACAGACAAAAGAAACCATCTTAATGCGGGTAAAAGAAGGATCGGATGATTATCGTTACTTCCCTGAGCCTGATTTAGTACCTCTTTTTATCGACGAGGCTTGGAAGGAACGCGTCCGTTCGGAGATTCCCGAATTGCCGGATGCCCGCAAACAGCGTTATATCCATGAACTCGAGCTGCCTGCTTATGATGCCATGGTATTGACCAGTACCAAGGAGATGTCCGATTTCTTTGAAGAGACCATTCAACAGGGAGCGGATATCAAACAAGCTTCTAACTGGTTGATGGGAGAGGTGTCTGCCTACATGAACAAGCAGCAGGTTGAGCTGCATGATCTTGCTTTGACACCTGCAGGACTCGCGAAAATGATCAAGCTGATCGAAGATGGAACGATTTCTTCGAAAATTGCCAAGAAGGTCTTCGCCGAGCTGGTGGAAAAAGGCGGCGATCCAGAACAGATCGTCAAGGAAAAAGGACTCGTGCAAATTTCCGACGAAGGCCAGCTGAAAGAAATCGTGACTGGCATTCTTGATGAAAATGGGCAGTCGATCATCGATTATAAGAACGGTAAAGACCGCGCGCTCGGTTTCTTGGTCGGCCAGGTGATGAAAGCTACCAAAGGTCAGGCGAATCCGCCAATGGTCAACAAGATTCTGAAAGAAGAAATGGACAAGCGCTAA
- a CDS encoding dihydrofolate reductase family protein, with the protein MSQVVLNISMSLDGFIAGSNDSQQSPLGDDGDILHAWMFSGDKTSEVNPFFKLSQIDRNVFDLAAKKTGAMIVGRRTYDIVKGWGGSHPLKKVPVFVLTNKIPKEYPKGSTPFTFITEGIEQAVEQAKRSAGTKDVSIGTASIAQQCIQTGLLEAMDLHIAPVLLGKGVRLFDEIGQVTVRLKSTQVLEGTGVVHVKYDIMK; encoded by the coding sequence ATGAGCCAGGTCGTTTTAAATATCTCTATGTCACTCGATGGGTTTATAGCGGGAAGTAATGATTCTCAACAATCCCCATTAGGTGATGACGGTGACATCCTGCATGCCTGGATGTTTTCTGGAGATAAAACAAGCGAGGTTAATCCTTTTTTTAAGCTTTCCCAAATCGACCGAAACGTTTTCGACTTGGCAGCTAAAAAAACTGGTGCCATGATCGTTGGCAGACGTACTTATGACATCGTTAAGGGATGGGGTGGAAGTCATCCTTTAAAAAAGGTTCCTGTATTTGTGCTTACGAATAAAATCCCTAAGGAGTACCCTAAAGGCAGTACACCGTTTACTTTTATAACTGAAGGGATTGAACAGGCCGTAGAACAAGCAAAGCGATCAGCTGGTACAAAAGATGTAAGTATTGGTACCGCAAGTATTGCCCAACAATGCATACAAACCGGATTGTTAGAGGCAATGGATTTACACATCGCTCCTGTCCTGCTTGGCAAAGGCGTACGTTTATTTGATGAAATTGGGCAAGTAACAGTCCGATTAAAATCCACTCAAGTTCTTGAAGGAACAGGTGTTGTCCATGTTAAATACGACATTATGAAGTAA
- the gatA gene encoding Asp-tRNA(Asn)/Glu-tRNA(Gln) amidotransferase subunit GatA — translation MSLFDYTLKQLQDKLHNKEITVSDLVAESFNRINAVDDQVKAFLTLDEEKAKARAEELDQQQGDALSLLYGLPIGIKDNIVTKGLRTTCASQFLDNFTDPLYDATVVEKLQKENTVTIGKLNMDEFAMGSSNENSSYFTTRNPWNTDYVPGGSSGGSAAAVAAKEVFFSLGSDTGGSIRQPAAFCGVVGSKPTYGLVSRFGLVAFASSLDQIGPITRTVEDNAHLLQAIVGHDPMDATSVDIDIPNYAETLDQGVKGLKIAVPSEYLSEGVNPEVKQAVLDALKVYEDLGATWEEVSLPHSRYAVAAYYLLSSSEASANLARFDGVRYGVRSQQADNMMDMFKRSRSEGFGDEVKRRIMLGTFALSSGYYDAYYKKAQKVRTLIKNDFEKVFENYDVIVGPTTPTPAFKVGEIIDDPLTMYTNDILTIPVNLAGVPGMSVPCGFSSDGLPIGLQIIGKHFDEATMLRTAYAFEQATDHHKKQPELGGAN, via the coding sequence ATGTCGCTTTTTGATTATACGTTAAAACAATTACAGGACAAGCTACATAATAAAGAAATCACCGTCAGCGATTTGGTTGCCGAATCATTCAACCGTATCAACGCTGTCGATGATCAAGTCAAAGCGTTTTTGACATTGGATGAAGAAAAGGCGAAAGCCAGGGCGGAAGAGCTCGATCAGCAGCAAGGAGACGCTCTCTCCTTATTATACGGCCTGCCGATCGGCATAAAAGACAACATTGTGACCAAAGGTCTGCGCACGACGTGTGCCAGTCAGTTCCTCGATAATTTTACCGATCCATTGTACGACGCTACAGTCGTCGAGAAACTCCAGAAAGAGAATACGGTTACCATTGGAAAATTGAATATGGACGAATTTGCCATGGGATCATCCAATGAAAATTCGAGCTACTTCACTACACGCAATCCTTGGAACACCGATTATGTACCAGGAGGCTCGAGCGGTGGTTCTGCAGCAGCGGTTGCCGCCAAAGAAGTATTTTTCTCCCTTGGTTCTGATACAGGCGGCTCGATTCGTCAGCCGGCTGCCTTTTGTGGTGTTGTCGGATCGAAACCGACTTATGGACTTGTATCCCGGTTTGGCTTAGTGGCATTTGCCTCTTCGCTGGATCAAATAGGCCCGATTACCCGCACGGTGGAAGACAATGCCCACCTATTGCAGGCAATAGTAGGACATGACCCGATGGATGCTACATCCGTTGATATCGACATTCCGAACTATGCTGAAACCCTTGATCAGGGAGTAAAAGGATTAAAAATAGCCGTGCCTTCTGAATATTTATCTGAAGGTGTCAATCCGGAAGTGAAGCAAGCAGTACTCGATGCTTTGAAAGTATATGAAGATTTAGGTGCTACATGGGAAGAAGTTTCCCTCCCGCATTCACGCTATGCAGTGGCCGCCTACTACTTGTTGTCATCTTCTGAAGCGTCCGCCAACCTGGCTCGCTTTGACGGTGTCCGCTACGGCGTCCGTTCCCAGCAGGCGGATAATATGATGGATATGTTCAAACGTTCCCGCAGCGAAGGCTTCGGAGATGAAGTGAAGCGCAGGATTATGCTTGGAACATTCGCATTGAGTTCCGGTTACTATGATGCTTATTATAAAAAGGCACAGAAAGTCCGGACGCTGATCAAAAATGATTTTGAAAAAGTTTTCGAGAATTACGATGTGATTGTTGGGCCGACGACGCCTACTCCTGCTTTTAAAGTCGGCGAAATTATCGATGATCCGCTAACCATGTACACAAATGATATTTTGACGATTCCAGTCAACCTTGCCGGGGTTCCGGGAATGTCCGTACCGTGTGGATTTTCCAGCGATGGGTTGCCGATCGGCTTGCAAATCATCGGCAAGCACTTTGATGAAGCGACCATGCTGCGGACCGCTTATGCATTCGAGCAGGCAACCGACCACCATAAAAAACAGCCTGAATTGGGAGGTGCCAACTAA
- a CDS encoding tRNA dihydrouridine synthase encodes MTDNFWRDLPRPFFVLAPMEDVTDVVFRHVVSEAARPDVFFTEFTNTESYCHPEGNQSVRGRLTFTEDEQPMVAHIWGDKPELFRETSIGVAKQGFKGIDINMGCPVANVAPKGKGSGLIRRPDVAAEIIQAAKAGGLPVSVKTRLGYTEVDEWKDWLAHLLRQDIVNLSIHLRTRKEMSKVDAHWELIPEIKKLRDEVAPDTLLTINGDIPDRQTGLRLAQEYDVDGVMIGRGIFNNPFAFEKEPQDHSSKELLDLLRLHLDLHDKYSKEFEPRPFKPLLRFFKIYVKGFRGASSLRNQLMGTKSTDEVRALLDDFEGKNPDGTVEESEA; translated from the coding sequence ATGACAGATAATTTTTGGCGCGATTTACCACGGCCATTTTTTGTACTGGCACCAATGGAAGATGTGACAGATGTTGTTTTTCGCCATGTGGTGAGTGAAGCAGCCAGACCTGATGTGTTCTTTACAGAGTTTACAAATACAGAAAGTTATTGTCACCCGGAGGGAAACCAGAGTGTGCGCGGGCGTTTGACTTTTACAGAAGATGAACAGCCAATGGTGGCACATATATGGGGGGACAAGCCCGAATTGTTTCGTGAAACGAGTATAGGGGTGGCGAAACAAGGTTTTAAGGGGATAGATATCAACATGGGCTGTCCGGTAGCGAATGTTGCACCCAAAGGGAAGGGGAGCGGCCTTATCCGCCGTCCCGACGTTGCTGCGGAGATCATACAAGCAGCAAAGGCAGGAGGATTGCCTGTAAGTGTGAAGACAAGGCTCGGTTACACAGAGGTGGACGAGTGGAAAGACTGGTTAGCGCATTTATTGAGACAAGACATTGTCAATCTTTCCATCCATCTGCGTACAAGAAAGGAAATGAGCAAAGTAGATGCCCATTGGGAGCTGATCCCAGAGATTAAGAAGCTTCGCGATGAAGTGGCACCAGATACACTGTTGACGATCAATGGAGATATTCCCGACCGTCAAACCGGATTGAGGCTCGCTCAAGAATATGATGTGGATGGAGTTATGATCGGCCGCGGCATTTTCAACAATCCATTTGCTTTTGAAAAGGAACCCCAAGATCATAGCAGTAAGGAATTGCTAGATCTGTTAAGGCTGCACCTTGATCTCCATGACAAATATTCAAAAGAATTCGAGCCACGTCCGTTCAAACCGCTTCTTCGCTTTTTCAAGATTTATGTCAAAGGATTCCGCGGGGCGAGTAGTTTAAGAAATCAATTAATGGGCACAAAGTCGACAGATGAAGTGCGAGCATTGCTTGATGACTTCGAAGGAAAGAATCCTGATGGGACGGTTGAAGAAAGCGAAGCGTGA
- a CDS encoding DUF1433 domain-containing protein: MWKFLFTVLLITSIILTGCNVDSTNQLYNDETKEKAREVVEKYLQNNFVGITSVQVTDIYQSPMGGLTVDGNVNDGEADFSAGVESDYTIGSIGVSKEFPERKEVYK, translated from the coding sequence GTGTGGAAGTTTCTATTTACTGTACTGTTGATCACTTCCATAATTCTTACAGGTTGCAATGTTGATTCAACCAACCAACTATATAATGATGAAACAAAAGAAAAAGCTAGAGAAGTTGTCGAGAAGTATTTGCAAAATAATTTCGTGGGAATCACCTCTGTGCAAGTTACTGACATTTATCAAAGTCCGATGGGTGGATTAACCGTTGATGGCAATGTTAACGATGGAGAGGCAGATTTTTCAGCAGGGGTTGAAAGTGACTATACCATAGGGAGTATAGGAGTAAGTAAAGAGTTTCCCGAAAGGAAAGAAGTATATAAATAA